One window from the genome of Gemmatimonas sp. encodes:
- a CDS encoding transcriptional repressor, whose protein sequence is MTHPSTDAAVAADKEAFRAFLRDHNLPATAQRLAIADVVLGTDRHLSAEEVATELRSRGASAGTATVYRTLDVLVRSGLVVERDFGEGFKRYEASRGVPHHEHLLCTVCGRVTEFRDERLERMTTLLAEAHDFSRQRHRLVIYGLCGDCRRGRLSGTARGS, encoded by the coding sequence GTGACCCATCCCTCCACCGACGCGGCCGTCGCTGCCGACAAGGAAGCGTTTCGTGCCTTTCTGCGCGACCACAACCTGCCGGCCACCGCGCAGCGTCTGGCCATAGCCGATGTGGTGCTCGGAACCGACCGCCACCTGTCGGCGGAAGAGGTGGCCACGGAGCTGCGCAGCCGTGGCGCGTCGGCCGGTACCGCTACCGTCTACCGCACGCTCGACGTACTCGTGCGCAGCGGCCTGGTGGTGGAGCGCGACTTTGGCGAGGGGTTCAAGCGCTACGAAGCGTCGCGTGGCGTGCCGCACCACGAACATCTGCTCTGTACGGTGTGTGGTCGCGTGACGGAGTTTCGCGACGAGCGCCTCGAGCGCATGACGACCCTGTTGGCCGAAGCCCACGATTTCTCACGCCAGCGGCATCGGCTGGTCATCTACGGCCTGTGCGGCGACTGTCGCCGAGGCCGACTCTCCGGAACTGCCCGTGGCTCCTGA
- a CDS encoding YceI family protein, giving the protein MFATRRLAALLALPLFVAARPLSDAKPHTIDKAHSEINFVADSRMLSAHGFFGKWEADVKLDAAKWENSSVAITIDAASINTRVERRDGHLRSADFFDVEKHPNITFKSVSVKSTGANKLDITGDLTVRGTTKRITVPATMVFYEGGMGRFRGQFAINRMDYGVSYDSKLNPIQPEVQVQWDIALAEPKPAAK; this is encoded by the coding sequence ATGTTCGCCACCCGCCGCCTGGCCGCCCTGCTGGCGCTGCCGCTGTTCGTTGCCGCCCGTCCGCTGTCCGACGCCAAGCCGCACACCATCGACAAGGCGCACAGCGAGATCAACTTCGTCGCCGACTCGCGCATGCTCAGCGCCCACGGCTTCTTCGGGAAGTGGGAGGCCGACGTGAAGCTCGACGCCGCCAAGTGGGAGAATTCGTCGGTCGCCATCACCATTGATGCCGCCAGTATCAACACGCGGGTGGAACGCCGCGACGGGCACCTGCGCAGCGCCGACTTTTTCGACGTCGAGAAGCACCCGAACATCACCTTCAAGTCGGTGAGCGTGAAGTCCACCGGCGCGAACAAGCTCGACATCACCGGCGATCTCACGGTGCGCGGCACGACCAAGCGCATCACGGTGCCCGCCACGATGGTGTTCTACGAAGGAGGCATGGGGCGTTTCCGCGGGCAGTTCGCGATCAACCGTATGGACTACGGCGTGAGCTACGACTCCAAGCTCAACCCCATCCAGCCCGAAGTGCAGGTGCAGTGGGACATTGCACTGGCCGAGCCCAAGCCCGCCGCGAAGTAA
- a CDS encoding ABC transporter ATP-binding protein: MGRLPSEEGKVKAWRTLRRLLPYYHPYRLQVALGLAAVVTSSALVALQPSFLQRGLDSMREGAAARDLLGLAMVMLVTALASGLLRFTMRFTMNGVSRRIETDLRRQLFERLTTLDAGWYAAWRTGDLMARLTNDLSAVRMAAGPAIMYFANTLAGGLFALTMMVRISPRLTALALLPMIGLPVLMLRLGKLVHTRFEHAQEQFSRLSTRAQENLAGVRVVRAYRQEGAEMARWNQLGEEYLDANMALARLNGLMSPGFALLAGLGMAVTIAAGGTLLIEAQLTVGSYVAFTIYLGMLTWPLIALGWTTNLFQRGAASLTRVLQLLDASPVTVHDTGMAHLPAGGTGRRIEYRNVSFHFPASDEVRWVLRDVSFTIPAGGTLAIVGATGSGKSALMDLLPRLYEPQVGEILIDGVNIRDIPLATLRAAVGYVPQESLLFSETVGDNITYGLAGNASDTHVAARRDQATRIAQLADTIAGLPAGYDTRLGERGINLSGGQKQRAALARALARQPDIVLLDDALSAVDTHTEAAILHGLREALADRTALIASHRVSTVREADHIIVLDAGRVVESGSHEQLVAHNGRYADMLRRQQLLDAIEAR; this comes from the coding sequence ATGGGCAGACTCCCGAGTGAGGAAGGCAAGGTGAAGGCGTGGCGCACGCTGCGCCGACTGCTCCCATACTACCACCCCTACCGCCTGCAAGTTGCGCTGGGGCTGGCAGCGGTCGTTACCTCGTCCGCCCTCGTCGCGCTGCAGCCCTCCTTCCTGCAGCGCGGCCTCGACAGCATGCGCGAGGGCGCCGCCGCGCGCGATCTCCTGGGACTGGCCATGGTGATGCTCGTCACCGCCCTCGCCAGTGGCCTGCTGCGCTTCACCATGCGCTTCACCATGAACGGCGTGAGCCGGCGCATCGAAACCGACCTCCGGCGCCAGCTCTTCGAACGGCTCACCACCCTCGATGCCGGGTGGTACGCCGCCTGGCGCACCGGCGACCTCATGGCCCGCCTCACCAACGACCTCAGCGCCGTACGCATGGCCGCTGGGCCAGCCATCATGTACTTCGCCAATACCCTTGCCGGTGGCCTGTTCGCACTCACCATGATGGTGCGCATCTCGCCGCGACTGACGGCACTGGCACTCCTCCCCATGATCGGACTGCCCGTGCTCATGCTGCGCCTCGGCAAGCTGGTGCATACGCGCTTCGAACACGCGCAGGAGCAGTTCAGTCGCCTCAGCACGCGCGCGCAGGAGAATCTCGCCGGCGTGCGCGTCGTGCGCGCGTACCGCCAGGAAGGCGCCGAAATGGCGCGCTGGAACCAGCTGGGTGAGGAGTACCTCGACGCCAACATGGCGCTCGCCCGACTCAACGGCCTCATGAGTCCCGGCTTTGCCTTGCTCGCCGGACTCGGCATGGCCGTCACCATCGCCGCGGGCGGCACGCTGCTCATCGAGGCGCAGCTCACCGTGGGCAGCTATGTGGCATTCACCATCTACCTGGGGATGCTCACCTGGCCACTCATCGCGCTGGGGTGGACCACGAATCTTTTCCAGCGCGGCGCGGCGTCACTCACGCGTGTGCTGCAGCTGCTCGACGCATCGCCCGTAACGGTGCACGACACGGGAATGGCTCACCTGCCCGCCGGGGGCACCGGCCGCCGCATCGAGTACCGGAACGTGTCGTTTCATTTCCCCGCGTCCGACGAAGTGCGCTGGGTGCTGCGCGACGTGTCGTTCACGATTCCCGCCGGCGGTACTTTGGCCATCGTGGGCGCCACCGGATCGGGCAAGAGCGCTCTCATGGATCTCCTGCCGCGCCTGTACGAGCCGCAGGTGGGCGAGATTCTCATCGACGGCGTCAACATCCGGGATATTCCGCTGGCCACCCTGCGTGCCGCCGTCGGCTATGTGCCTCAGGAGTCGCTGCTCTTCAGTGAAACCGTGGGCGACAACATCACCTATGGCCTCGCCGGCAACGCGTCGGACACACACGTGGCGGCGCGTCGGGACCAGGCGACGCGCATCGCGCAGCTCGCCGATACCATCGCCGGGCTCCCTGCCGGCTACGACACGCGGTTGGGCGAGCGCGGCATCAACCTGTCGGGGGGACAGAAGCAGCGCGCGGCCCTCGCGCGGGCGCTCGCGCGACAACCCGATATCGTGCTGCTCGACGATGCGCTGAGCGCCGTCGATACCCACACCGAGGCAGCCATTCTGCACGGGCTGCGCGAGGCGCTCGCCGATCGCACGGCGCTCATCGCCTCACATCGTGTGAGCACCGTGCGCGAAGCCGATCACATCATCGTCCTCGACGCAGGACGCGTGGTGGAATCGGGCAGCCACGAACAACTCGTGGCGCACAACGGCCGCTACGCCGACATGCTGCGCCGCCAGCAGCTGCTCGACGCCATCGAGGCCAGGTGA
- a CDS encoding cytochrome c biogenesis protein CcdA, which produces MAPESLTVLVAFTAGLLSFLSPCVLPLVPSYVTFITGMGLDDVSRARRTALLHSVLFVLGFTFIFVALGAGASAFGQLLREYRVWIARVGGVMMVLMGLWMLDVIKLGALQQERRFHLSDKPLGYLGTVFVGIAFGAGWTPCLGPTLGAILLLAANETELAKGIGLLTAYSMGLAVPFLLSALAIERFLGFFQKFKHNIGRVNRLAGILLVIVGLLMFTGWFERLAAWLQPLTPAFLVERL; this is translated from the coding sequence GTGGCTCCTGAATCCCTGACCGTGCTGGTGGCGTTCACCGCGGGGCTGCTCAGCTTCCTGAGCCCCTGCGTGCTGCCGCTGGTGCCCAGCTATGTCACGTTTATCACGGGCATGGGACTCGACGATGTGTCGCGCGCCCGACGGACGGCACTGCTGCACTCCGTGCTGTTCGTGCTCGGCTTCACTTTCATCTTCGTGGCGCTGGGAGCCGGTGCGTCGGCCTTCGGCCAGCTCCTTCGCGAGTATCGCGTGTGGATTGCGCGCGTAGGCGGGGTGATGATGGTACTCATGGGGCTGTGGATGCTCGACGTCATCAAGCTGGGCGCGCTGCAGCAGGAGCGGCGCTTCCACCTGAGCGACAAGCCACTGGGCTATCTGGGCACGGTGTTCGTGGGGATCGCCTTCGGCGCGGGATGGACGCCGTGCCTTGGCCCCACACTGGGCGCCATTCTCCTGCTCGCGGCCAACGAAACCGAGCTGGCCAAGGGCATTGGCCTGCTCACGGCCTACTCGATGGGACTGGCCGTGCCCTTCCTGCTGAGCGCCCTCGCCATCGAGCGATTCCTCGGCTTCTTCCAGAAGTTCAAGCACAACATTGGTCGCGTGAACCGCCTGGCCGGCATCCTGCTGGTCATCGTGGGGCTTCTCATGTTCACCGGCTGGTTCGAGCGCCTTGCCGCCTGGCTGCAGCCGCTCACGCCGGCGTTTCTGGTCGAGCGGCTGTAG
- the ggt gene encoding gamma-glutamyltransferase: MRVPSPRSWCATLLAAAVLGACAGTSVSTSTSASASGVTAANVSGAGQPGDPAIPERAAAQFPAGWRLPAGQRATFAPQVMAVSNSREASAAAADIMREGGNAVDAAVALGFALAVTWPEAGNIGGGGYTVVRLADGRTAALDYREIAPLAATRDMYLDANGKLTDKSIYGHLASGVPGAVAGLTALLERYGTMPLSKVMQPAIRLARDGFVVDTALATSIERASKMLLRFQRQSPFTPNGTPLAAGARLVQPDLARTLQAIADQGARAFYSGWVADSLVAEMQRGAEGTTGIITRADLATYAPVWRTPIRTTYRGYALLSMPPSSSGGVTTAEALNVLEQYPTLPAYGSTRWFHLVGSAYQRAFIDRNAKLADPAFVPVPLAQLTSKSYAARLKATIADTRATPTRDLEPLMAQAAREPEHTTHYAVVDARGNAVSTTTTLNNSWGSGVWVRGAGFMLNDEMDDFAAQPGKPNMFGLVQGEANAIQPGKRMLSAMAPTIVLDSRDQVLLVAGAAGGPTIITGTSQVILNVIEHRMTLADAMRAPRIHHQALPDSLTFEAGGVRPTVLDSLRAFGHAMREVRSLVNVNAIMRVKGGWEGQPEPRRSGGAVGY, translated from the coding sequence ATGCGCGTCCCCTCTCCGCGCTCCTGGTGTGCAACGCTGCTCGCCGCTGCCGTGCTGGGTGCCTGTGCGGGCACGTCCGTGTCCACGTCCACGTCCGCTTCCGCATCCGGTGTGACGGCCGCGAACGTGTCCGGCGCCGGGCAACCCGGCGATCCCGCCATTCCCGAGCGGGCGGCGGCGCAGTTCCCCGCCGGCTGGCGTCTGCCGGCGGGGCAGCGCGCCACCTTCGCCCCGCAGGTCATGGCGGTGAGCAACAGCCGCGAGGCCAGCGCCGCCGCCGCCGACATCATGCGCGAAGGCGGCAACGCCGTGGATGCGGCGGTGGCGCTGGGGTTCGCGCTGGCGGTCACGTGGCCCGAGGCGGGGAACATTGGTGGCGGTGGGTATACCGTGGTGCGGCTGGCGGACGGTCGCACCGCCGCCCTCGACTATCGCGAAATCGCACCGTTGGCGGCCACGCGGGACATGTACCTCGACGCCAACGGCAAGCTCACCGACAAGAGCATCTACGGGCACCTTGCCTCGGGTGTGCCGGGGGCGGTCGCGGGGCTGACCGCCCTGCTCGAACGCTACGGCACCATGCCGCTTTCGAAGGTCATGCAGCCGGCCATCCGGCTGGCACGCGACGGCTTCGTGGTGGACACCGCGCTGGCCACGTCCATCGAACGCGCCTCGAAGATGTTGCTGCGCTTCCAGCGCCAGTCGCCGTTCACTCCCAACGGCACGCCGCTGGCGGCGGGCGCACGCCTCGTGCAGCCCGACCTCGCGCGCACGCTGCAGGCCATCGCCGATCAGGGCGCGCGGGCCTTCTACAGCGGCTGGGTGGCCGACTCGCTGGTGGCCGAAATGCAGCGCGGCGCCGAGGGCACGACCGGCATCATCACCCGGGCCGATCTCGCCACCTATGCGCCGGTGTGGCGCACGCCCATCCGCACCACGTATCGCGGCTACGCGCTGCTCTCCATGCCGCCGTCCTCGAGCGGCGGCGTGACCACCGCCGAGGCGCTCAACGTGCTCGAGCAATATCCGACACTGCCCGCCTACGGCAGCACCCGCTGGTTCCATCTCGTGGGGAGTGCGTACCAGCGGGCCTTCATCGACCGCAACGCGAAGCTGGCCGACCCCGCCTTCGTGCCGGTGCCACTCGCCCAGCTCACGAGCAAGAGCTACGCGGCGCGCCTCAAGGCTACCATCGCCGATACCCGCGCCACACCAACGCGAGACCTCGAGCCACTCATGGCGCAAGCCGCGCGCGAGCCCGAACACACCACGCACTATGCCGTGGTGGACGCGCGGGGCAATGCGGTCTCCACCACCACCACGCTCAACAACTCGTGGGGCTCGGGCGTGTGGGTGCGCGGCGCGGGCTTCATGCTGAACGACGAGATGGATGACTTCGCCGCGCAGCCGGGGAAGCCCAACATGTTCGGCCTCGTACAGGGCGAAGCGAACGCCATTCAGCCGGGCAAGCGCATGCTGAGCGCCATGGCCCCCACCATTGTGCTCGACTCGCGCGATCAGGTGCTGCTCGTGGCGGGGGCTGCCGGCGGCCCCACCATCATCACGGGCACCAGCCAGGTCATTCTCAACGTCATCGAACATCGCATGACGCTGGCCGATGCCATGCGCGCCCCCCGCATTCATCATCAGGCGCTCCCCGATTCCCTCACCTTCGAAGCCGGCGGTGTTCGCCCCACCGTGCTCGACTCCCTGCGCGCCTTCGGTCACGCCATGCGCGAAGTCCGCAGCCTCGTGAACGTGAACGCGATCATGCGCGTGAAAGGGGGATGGGAGGGGCAACCGGAACCCCGGCGCTCGGGGGGGGCGGTGGGTTACTGA
- the priA gene encoding primosomal protein N' codes for MSEQLWPTSPRVVEVALAVPLFRTFAYSVPAEMAWPIAPGTRVLVPFRNRTEIGICLGDTEPPAGVTLKALRAVVDDTPSLPAPLLQTARWIADWYAAPLGLTVRAMLPTALLQPGAAVPASRTQRMVHLVQELPSLLQREQAFARARQQRAVYELLEAQGGAASLESLRAQAGCSASVFTAMAKRGLIAVRDESVQRDPFAARAGVAPPPHPSPAQRAAIEAILAGDPGQVFLLHGITGSGKTLVYIEVLRAVLRTQGRTAIVLVPEIALTSQTVDRFRGAFGDDVAVLHSGLSDGERFDAWQALRRGERRIAVGARSALFAPLERVGVVIVDEEHESSYKQSETPRYHAREAAIVRARAEGALVVLGSATPSLESWERADRGQAVRLTLPDRAGGAQLPPVQLVDMRRAVKEALATRAPQAPYDPMLSVFSPALLAAIESRLTRGEQSLLLLNRRGFAAFVQCQGCGDVQVCPHCSISLTYHRVPESLVCHYCQHHADVPASCARCGHATLQRRGLGTQQVEKLVAERFPEARIARMDVDTTSGKWAHTQILDRVGRQEVDILLGTQMIAKGLDFPNVTLVGVVDADTGLNLPDFRASERTFQLLSQVAGRAGRGPKGGDVIVQTRMPHAHAVTHALTHDFVGFVHEELGARRHPAYPPFVHIANVIVSGVHQGATAAAATAAAEWVTQLMQRQGLRDLVLVGPAPCPIDRIKDRWRWHFLLKSSQPRLMTRVAGYVAERCPVPADSELRLVVDRDPVSLL; via the coding sequence ATGTCCGAGCAGCTGTGGCCGACCTCTCCCCGCGTCGTCGAAGTGGCACTGGCGGTGCCGCTGTTTCGTACGTTCGCGTACAGCGTGCCGGCGGAGATGGCGTGGCCCATTGCGCCGGGCACCCGGGTGCTGGTGCCGTTCCGCAACCGCACGGAGATCGGCATCTGTCTCGGGGACACGGAGCCGCCGGCGGGGGTAACGCTCAAGGCCTTGCGAGCGGTGGTCGACGACACGCCCTCGCTGCCGGCGCCGTTGCTGCAGACAGCGCGGTGGATCGCCGACTGGTACGCGGCGCCGCTGGGGCTCACGGTACGGGCCATGCTGCCCACCGCGCTGCTGCAACCGGGCGCCGCCGTGCCGGCGTCGCGGACGCAGCGCATGGTGCACCTGGTGCAGGAGTTGCCCTCGCTGTTGCAGCGCGAGCAGGCGTTTGCGCGCGCCCGGCAGCAGCGCGCGGTGTACGAGCTGCTCGAGGCGCAGGGCGGCGCGGCGTCGCTCGAGTCGCTGCGCGCGCAGGCGGGGTGTTCGGCCAGCGTCTTCACGGCCATGGCGAAGCGCGGGCTCATTGCGGTGCGCGACGAATCAGTGCAGCGCGATCCGTTCGCCGCGCGCGCCGGCGTGGCACCACCGCCGCATCCCTCGCCGGCGCAGCGCGCCGCCATCGAGGCCATCCTGGCGGGTGACCCCGGGCAGGTGTTCCTGCTGCACGGCATCACCGGCAGCGGGAAGACGCTCGTGTATATCGAAGTGCTGCGCGCCGTGCTGCGTACGCAGGGGCGCACGGCCATCGTGCTGGTCCCCGAAATCGCCCTCACTTCGCAAACGGTCGATCGCTTCCGCGGGGCCTTCGGCGACGACGTGGCGGTGTTGCACTCGGGGCTCAGCGATGGGGAGCGGTTCGACGCGTGGCAAGCGCTCCGTCGCGGCGAGCGTCGCATCGCCGTGGGCGCGCGCTCGGCGCTCTTTGCCCCCCTCGAGCGGGTCGGCGTGGTGATCGTGGACGAGGAGCACGAGAGCAGCTACAAGCAGTCGGAAACGCCACGATACCATGCGCGCGAGGCGGCCATTGTGCGTGCCCGCGCCGAGGGGGCGCTGGTGGTGCTGGGCAGCGCCACGCCGAGTCTCGAGAGTTGGGAACGGGCCGATCGTGGACAGGCGGTGCGCCTCACGTTGCCGGATCGGGCGGGCGGTGCGCAGCTGCCGCCGGTGCAGCTGGTGGACATGCGGCGCGCCGTCAAGGAAGCACTGGCCACCCGCGCGCCGCAGGCGCCGTACGATCCCATGCTGAGTGTCTTCAGCCCCGCGCTGCTCGCGGCCATCGAATCCCGCCTCACACGCGGTGAGCAGAGCCTGCTGCTGCTCAACCGGCGCGGGTTCGCCGCCTTCGTGCAGTGCCAGGGGTGCGGCGATGTGCAGGTGTGCCCGCACTGCAGCATTTCGCTCACGTATCATCGCGTTCCCGAGTCGCTGGTGTGCCACTACTGCCAGCATCACGCCGACGTTCCCGCCAGCTGCGCGCGCTGCGGGCACGCCACGCTGCAGCGGCGGGGGCTGGGGACGCAGCAGGTGGAGAAGCTCGTGGCCGAACGGTTCCCCGAGGCCCGCATTGCGCGCATGGATGTGGACACCACGAGCGGGAAATGGGCCCACACGCAGATTCTCGATCGCGTGGGCCGTCAGGAGGTGGACATCCTGCTGGGCACGCAGATGATCGCCAAGGGGCTCGACTTTCCCAACGTGACGCTGGTGGGCGTGGTGGATGCCGACACCGGGCTCAACCTGCCCGACTTCCGGGCCTCCGAGCGCACCTTTCAGCTGCTCAGTCAGGTGGCGGGGCGCGCCGGCCGCGGGCCCAAGGGCGGTGATGTGATCGTGCAGACGCGCATGCCGCATGCCCATGCCGTGACCCATGCCCTGACGCACGATTTCGTGGGGTTCGTGCACGAGGAGTTGGGGGCACGTCGCCACCCTGCCTATCCGCCATTCGTACACATTGCCAACGTCATCGTGAGCGGCGTGCATCAGGGTGCCACGGCGGCGGCGGCCACGGCGGCGGCCGAGTGGGTGACGCAACTCATGCAGCGGCAGGGGCTGCGGGATCTCGTGCTCGTGGGGCCGGCCCCGTGCCCCATCGATCGGATCAAGGATCGCTGGCGGTGGCATTTCCTGCTCAAGAGTTCGCAGCCGCGGCTCATGACGCGCGTGGCCGGCTACGTGGCCGAACGGTGTCCGGTGCCGGCGGATTCGGAGCTGCGGCTGGTGGTGGATCGCGATCCGGTGAGTCTGTTGTAG
- a CDS encoding aminotransferase class I/II-fold pyridoxal phosphate-dependent enzyme, producing the protein MASTLDRLPPYVFYELDARRAHHRAQGRTLIDVGIGSPDGPIPPVVVEAMQRVAADRALSGYPYFRADPAFAAAATTYLAQRFGVTVDPAREFLALAGSKEGIAELILAHVNPGEAVLVPEVYYPVYARATLLAGAEPVFMPFLLDGRLDLDAIPAEPLSRAKVMIMNYPGNPTTASVSLDELARYVAFAERHGLLLLSDLAYSELSFDGFAVPSVLQVPGAARVAVETHTCSKSFNMAGVRIAFVAGQHAAIARLDAYRSNIGYGVSTFAQMAGAAAFANAATIVPPIVAEYRTRRDAIVAAFNAGGWPVQAPRSTMYLWLDVPAGFGDWEWVDALMAGPGVVVTPGITFGDAGRGKFRVSLVQSAERLEAAAQGIIAAARR; encoded by the coding sequence ATGGCCTCTACCCTCGACCGACTTCCGCCGTACGTGTTCTACGAGCTCGACGCCCGCCGCGCGCACCACCGCGCGCAGGGGCGCACGCTCATCGACGTGGGGATCGGCAGCCCCGATGGGCCCATCCCGCCCGTGGTGGTGGAGGCGATGCAGCGCGTCGCGGCCGACCGGGCATTGAGCGGCTACCCGTACTTCCGGGCTGATCCTGCCTTTGCCGCCGCCGCCACCACCTATCTCGCCCAGCGCTTCGGGGTCACGGTAGATCCCGCGCGCGAGTTCCTCGCCCTCGCCGGCTCGAAGGAGGGGATCGCGGAGCTCATTCTCGCCCACGTGAACCCCGGCGAGGCGGTGCTGGTGCCGGAGGTGTACTACCCGGTGTATGCGCGGGCCACGCTGCTGGCGGGGGCGGAGCCGGTGTTCATGCCGTTCCTGCTCGACGGCCGGCTCGACCTCGATGCCATCCCGGCCGAGCCGCTGTCGCGCGCGAAGGTGATGATCATGAATTACCCGGGCAACCCCACCACCGCGTCGGTGTCGCTCGACGAGCTGGCGCGATACGTGGCGTTCGCCGAGCGGCATGGCCTGCTGCTGCTGAGCGACCTCGCCTACAGTGAGCTGTCGTTCGATGGGTTTGCCGTGCCGAGTGTGCTGCAGGTGCCCGGCGCCGCGCGGGTGGCGGTGGAGACGCACACGTGCAGCAAGAGCTTCAACATGGCGGGGGTGCGCATTGCCTTCGTGGCTGGCCAGCACGCGGCCATCGCGCGGCTCGATGCCTATCGCTCGAACATCGGCTACGGCGTGAGCACGTTTGCACAGATGGCGGGCGCGGCAGCGTTCGCGAATGCGGCCACCATCGTACCGCCCATCGTGGCGGAGTACCGCACGCGACGCGATGCCATTGTGGCGGCGTTCAACGCCGGGGGGTGGCCGGTGCAGGCGCCGCGGTCGACGATGTACCTGTGGCTCGACGTGCCGGCGGGCTTTGGCGACTGGGAGTGGGTCGATGCGCTCATGGCAGGCCCCGGCGTCGTGGTCACCCCGGGGATCACGTTCGGCGACGCGGGGCGGGGGAAGTTCCGGGTGTCACTCGTGCAGAGTGCGGAGCGGCTGGAAGCGGCGGCGCAGGGCATCATCGCCGCGGCGAGACGGTGA